A window of Sutcliffiella cohnii contains these coding sequences:
- a CDS encoding CBO0543 family protein — MNIDLMLLYCLYAITIISLAYIPRDKWREASIAFSFQQCVAWFLGLLAVQLGLLQYPVRELASVNGTSFLFEFVMYPIIGSFFCIYYPFKKQMRIRVLYLVSFCTILTILEVIFEKNTNLVHYIYWDWYVTWSTVGATLMLLWRFYKWYFKLG; from the coding sequence ATGAATATTGATCTAATGCTTCTGTATTGTTTGTATGCGATTACTATTATTTCGTTAGCATATATCCCAAGGGATAAATGGAGAGAAGCGAGCATAGCCTTTTCTTTTCAACAATGTGTAGCTTGGTTTCTTGGGTTACTTGCTGTACAACTAGGGTTGTTACAATACCCTGTTCGGGAGCTTGCTAGCGTTAATGGGACAAGCTTCTTGTTCGAGTTTGTCATGTATCCAATTATCGGGAGCTTTTTTTGTATATATTATCCGTTTAAAAAACAGATGAGGATAAGGGTTTTATATTTAGTCTCCTTTTGTACCATTTTAACTATCCTTGAAGTCATTTTTGAAAAGAATACAAATCTTGTCCATTATATCTATTGGGATTGGTATGTTACGTGGTCAACCGTTGGTGCAACGTTAATGTTGCTATGGCGGTTTTATAAGTGGTATTTTAAGCTTGGTTAG